The Phlebotomus papatasi isolate M1 chromosome 3, Ppap_2.1, whole genome shotgun sequence genomic sequence TTTCAGTGGTAGGCATACTAAACtttcaaaaagattttaaatttttttttagctctcACATAACCTATTATGACAAAGTAGCtctaacataacctaacattcTAAACTATTCTCACTGCGTTTTACAACAGCATCTAGAAAACCAATAATAAAAGCTATTTTAACATCCCTCCCCCTTCATTTCCTGTAGGAAGTTTTAGTaacctattaggtgagattcttaacaatctcacctactataatcctaacaaaatttcatgtcgtccgatcgacctcaaatttggccaaaatgtgtttcgccacttcctgatcacgaatatatatgtggctaagttacgttcccggccggccggccggccggccggccgctctttggagcttaatagctcctaaactaaaaaagatatcgacttgcggttttcggcaaaggttatatatcgggtgaaaattgcaacttggtgcatagaccccccaccccccacccctccttccgccattttgaagacccccctttttttgttttctcaatagctccgcccctatggcattcagcggactcaaattttagtatgttatagctgggccttagagctttccatcaataccaaacttaaggtcccccgacccccctgacccgagctataaggctccaaaaaaaatttcttaaaatggccataactccggttctaattgtcagaatttaaaaaatgagggctttttggaaagctctcgtgaaatgccacttctccttctaacatcgcaagttcataaatcCACCgataggggcgctttttttaaaaagaaaatttttaaatcttaaaagttaaataactcaaaaattccattgtgcatcgggctgaaaatttagtatgttgtagccgttgattatacctatcaaacaaaaaaaaccttaagtcgatccataacccctgacccgagctataaggggtcaaagttcgaacattgaccggcctctatctccggttctaattaacatagcgacctaaattttacctttttggtttcgtctcgatgagcactttcagatggaagttcaaaaagtcaccataggtggcgctgtgatagcatcaaaattcatcgaaattcaaagtcacttttctcaaaaacggcattgtgcaagttaatgaaattttagtatgttgtagtccagtctaggacgtttccaaaatggtgcgtatgcgcgctgtggtttcaatagaaccggagatatgaggggtcaaagttcacgaaattcaaaaaatcatatctccggttctatttgaccgattttgatgaatgagggcttaaacgaaagatctcaccaaatgctacaactttctagaatgtttgaacttcgtgggaccaacaccaggggcgccacagtcgaaaaaccaattttaatatcacataacctcaattatctcgactgtcgctgaaccgattttgatgattacttcgacataattgtagagcacatttgtctctacatttcgtgcatacatcattttccgctcagactacgctatcactccgattttgccgtttaagtgtgaaaaaattgatttttcccataataacgctttgaaatcactcagatgccaacttgactgcctctactccaccaagacacttaaaataggggtttaaatggaaagtcccgcaaaatacaacaattctttgatatagttgaagttcaacaaatgactacttggggcactctgatggatgaaaaaacgagttaagaaacaaaaaacctcgattatcttgacttctgagtaatcgatgagatcatgttctatggaaaaattatagagaacattctggtctacatttcacccatataacacttttctgtcagttcatccaaatccttgatattttggtttaaatacaaaatttgtataatttcacgaattttattcaagataactgaatggcgtctcccaacttcagctccaaatcgaatttgcatgcactccgagttagctcacgttaagaatctcacctacataagccggttaggattatctgtccctttttatttttgtaaattttaggttagatacaacataacctcatttttcaaatttacctattttaaagaaatactaaaattaaaattgatgacAGAATTGCGTCTAGATCAAAAACGTTCCAGTTTTGGCCATGAAAAcccttcaaaaatattttaaaggttaggtgaaactggggcaccaccaaacacggggtagcaccaaacactgcgattatttaatcagatatttgacatctaaggacaagacctataggaatttatagacactatagggatgcctgtctattgaagaaatggttgagatagtccaattagttaagaaataaaaaatagtgtttggtattaccccgtgtttggtgtcTATTGTAGGTCAGTTGTGATTCTCGTATAACCTTAAATTCTCAACTGTTCTCCCTGCTTTGTACAACATCATCTAGAAAACTTTCAATAAAAACTGCATCAACCCCTGCAAAAactgatttattattaaatcctcagattctaaaaaaagaaaaacaaacgatttcaacataaaaaacccaaaataataaattaacccACATTCAGAGCTTTTTTGCAGTCCTCAATTGAATTCActcattattatttaatttttgtttttgcaaaaaaaagcgtTGAAATATTATCTcgtgttttttttgttgaattgtagctttcaaatgtgattttctcaATGAAGAAAAACGCTTTGGAATATTTTACTTCTTCAGAAGCAATATTACCCCAGAGATGAAAGAGGAATTGACAAGGGGAAAGATGGATGATTGAGTGCGAAGTCAATTTAGAGCAAGAACACGTGCATGAAGAGCCCCTTAGGGCTTTAGAAACTTACTATTGAATTTCAGTTCTATCATTGAGACATGAAGATTATGaagaacattttaaaaaaaaattgtagactTTATTGAATTAATAAAGCTTCTTGAATTAATAGGTTCTTATGATCGCCCGGTATCATCGACACAGAATCGCCTCAGCTATCTATGAGGTGACTCTATCAGCTCAGGTGACGATCACCCACCAAAGGAACCCCTTCTTTGTCCCCACAGTCACTGCCCCGAGTGCTGGAGGGCCTAAATTCCGTTCTCGGAGTCCCGTGTCCAGTGTCCTGCAACTCGTGGGCTCCTTCTTCATCCTCTATGTGCCGTACTACGTAGTGATCCTGTGGCAGGGAGTCACAAGTATCATGTATGAGAACCACAATGGCGAAGATGTCCGGGTGAATCGTCATCTGGTCCTTACAGCGGCGGTCCTGCTCACATGCTCTTCTCCTGTCAATGGACTGCTGTATGGGTTGAAGAGCAAAGTGATGCGAAAGACATTCCAGAACTACTGGCGAAAGCAAATGTCCAAGAACCAAATGAACCACGAGATTCAGGCACGAACGCCTTCAACTTGTGGCTCACGAAGACCATCCCTAACTCCTCTGGGCTTCCTAACAAGACCTGCTCTCCAGAGGCGTCTGTCAGAGACGCTGATAAATCTGGACAGAGGTGCAGATGGCACAGGGAAGCCACAAATGAAGAGGATAGCATCGGAATTGGCATGGAGACCAATCAATTTCAACGGTGAACTAGACAGCCCGACAGCGCCGCATAGAGACTCCATCCCACACACGTCCAGTTGCAATACCCTCCAAGTGCCGAAAGTAAGTGTTTGGTCGAGAGATTCTCCTGACACAACTGACTTCTCTCTGTTGCAGGTGGACAATGAAGTGGCCACAGTTGCGGATCAGGAACTATATCTGAGTCTCAAGAATTCCTTCAGAGGCTCCACAAAGAGTGGCCCAAATCCCCGTGCCCACAATTCCTTCGTGTCCTCAGCCAAACCCGTGCTGAGTACAGCGAATCTCCTGCTGCACAAGGTGCTACGCATCGAGCATGGCCAATCCAATGGGGATTCATATCACAACATGAAGAAACTCCCAGCACAAATATCCCCACCTCGGCGTTCCCCTCGAATCCTCATCACACGCGCCTTTTCGGAAGAGAGCGACAAGACACCATCGGGTCCGGGTTCCCCAGCCAAAGAGAAACTCCATCGGCAGTACTCAAGTTCCTGCACTCTGCTTGAACGAAAGTGGAAGATGGTGAAGTACCAGGATGAGGAAACACGTGAAAGTGACAGCGAAACAGATTCAAGGAAACCGGATTCAAGTACAGCCAGCAATTCCACAACAGTCTCAGAGGCTTCCTGCAGACGGTACTCTTCACTGGAGGAGCACACATCTCTGGGCAGGGATGCCTTTGGGGAGACTGAACCCGCCGAGGAACAATTGCTGCTCTCGTGGCCTACGACAAGGAAGAAATTCGGAGCCATCAGCAGACAACGAAAATTCAACGGCAACAGCACCATTCTCGGACACCGCAGTCTTAGGCCCAATCCTCTCTACTCCGACCGATCCGAGGAACCCGAAGTTGTCCTATAACGCGATGGGAAAACTAGTGAGAGGAATGGTTTCCACAATGAGCACTAATTTTGGtagattttttgagtttttcccAAATCTCCAAATGCGCTTTATTGCAAATCATTCGGTGGAAGATCTCTAGGAACTAATTTGATCAGTCCACCTCTTCTCATTAGGTTAGGTTAAACCTAACCTTAAAAACATTACGACACTTTTTAGAGGTTAAAaacatttacataaattttacaaattttcaaaaataatagtCTAAAAAAGGGTTTAGTTTGATTTATTCATGAAGGttcaaaaacctttttttttgcattaaaaagtatataagatcctaacctcaaaatcaCTACCTACCTAATCCTAATCCTAATGCAAGGTTTCACAAGTTACAATTGCAAccatttgtaattaaaaaaaaaaacagaaaattattttgtacgTATCAATTTTTGCTGTTCAATTTATAATACAATGGCCAAAAGTGGTCTTTTATGCATCCACCAATGATACCTACATCATTGAATAGGCATTGGTATgagtaacaacttttgttttgcgagtaaagttctaaaccatgggAGAAAAATTCTAGAACATGAAAACTATTTTCTGGatgaaaaggggtggcaaaacgtcccaggctttgataaatgctcaaactcgtaacttagatgcataaatgctatacctcaaaagtaccttCGCGTCATTTACTTTtgaccggttctcaaccgatttaaatcgatttgtaaatcactcgaaagatcccccaaaatagtttaagGAGCTgtacaattgattttcagaggaaaattacttatcggttcataaccggttcattaccggttcacaaccgaatTGAACGGATTTATGAATCGCTCAAAACATTGCCCTAAATACACCTCAAGAGTTGAAGAATCAGTGACGCAATAGGCAAGAGCGTTGGTTCTTGAGCGGATATATCCCCGCTTGACTCACAATCGTGAGTTCTAGTCCCGCCcgatgcaaagatctgaatgtctgatttagacaaattttcatgcaatAATAAGATAATATAGTGTAGCGAGTGTAGCGCATTCGCTCAACAACTCCGGGAACATGGAAGAAGTATTTACACCACAGGAAG encodes the following:
- the LOC129807373 gene encoding uncharacterized protein LOC129807373 translates to MLPLSLGVPLAIVSVIGLLMNGYILLVVILTKQISANNLLLLHLGLVDSLLCFLFLLFSLPSIARPGSWLITEETPCNLHGLLLILLHPVALWTVCGLNCDRFYAIAAPLHYGTLVNTRKVILGLGCGWLVAILLCIPPFVSVAPFRYSPDLGACTPDFELSGSLWYALAYTLITFILPGVLIVGCNIKVLMIARYHRHRIASAIYEVTLSAQVTITHQRNPFFVPTVTAPSAGGPKFRSRSPVSSVLQLVGSFFILYVPYYVVILWQGVTSIMYENHNGEDVRVNRHLVLTAAVLLTCSSPVNGLLYGLKSKVMRKTFQNYWRKQMSKNQMNHEIQARTPSTCGSRRPSLTPLGFLTRPALQRRLSETLINLDRGADGTGKPQMKRIASELAWRPINFNGELDSPTAPHRDSIPHTSSCNTLQVPKVDNEVATVADQELYLSLKNSFRGSTKSGPNPRAHNSFVSSAKPVLSTANLLLHKVLRIEHGQSNGDSYHNMKKLPAQISPPRRSPRILITRAFSEESDKTPSGPGSPAKEKLHRQYSSSCTLLERKWKMVKYQDEETRESDSETDSRKPDSSTASNSTTVSEASCRRYSSLEEHTSLGRDAFGETEPAEEQLLLSWPTTRKKFGAISRQRKFNGNSTILGHRSLRPNPLYSDRSEEPEVVL